The genomic window CCAGCTGCAGACCCTGCTCCAGGGCACCCGCGCCACCGTGCTGCGCGCCGAGGGCGACGAGTTCCCGGTGGTGGTGAAGCTGCCCGAGAACGAGACCCGCAGCATCCAGGCCGCCCTCGATCTGCCCATCGTCATCCCGGGGGTCGGCCCCACCCCGATGCGCAACCTCGTCCAGATCGAGGAGACCGAGGGCCCCCTGACCATCGAGCGCTTCAACCAGCGCCGGGTGGTCGACATCACGGCGATCCTCTCGGGCGAGCGCGACCTCGGCGACGTGGTCACCGACCTGCGCGCCTCCCTGCGCGAGATCGACGTGCCCCCGACCTTCTCCATCGTCGTGCGGGGCGAGACCGAGGAGCAGGAGCAGACTTTCCGGAGCCTGCTGACCGGCATCCTGCTGGCCATCGCGCTGGTCTACATGGTGATGGCCGCGCAGTTCGAGAGCTTCCGTCAGCCCTTCCTGATCATGTTCTCGATCCCCTTCGCGGTGGTCGGCGTGGTCGCGGTGCTGCTGCTCACCGGCACCACCTTCAACATCCAGTCCTTCATGGGCTGCATCGTCCTGATCGGCGTGGTGGTGAACAACGCCATCGTGCTGGTGGACTACGTGAACCTCCAGCGGCGAGAGCACGGCCTCGCCGTCCGCGAGGCGGTGGCCCTCTCCGCCCGGCGGCGCCTGCGGCCGATCCTGATGACCACCGCCACCACCATCCTGGCGCTCCTGCCGGTGGCGGCGGGCTTCGCCGAGGGCGGCGAGACCCAGGCGCCGCTCGCCCGGGTGGTGATCGGCGGCCTGCTCACCTCGACGGCGATCTCCCTGATCATCATCCCGGTGCTCTACGACCTCTTCGAGGGCCGCCAGGAGAAGCCGAAGCCCGAGCAGGTGCGGCTCGAGAAGGCGGCCTGAGGGAAGGGCGCCCTATCGGGCGGCCGGTGGCCCTGCTATGGCTTCGGACCGGTCCAGGCGGACCACGGTCGTTCCACCTTTTTTGCCGGGAGGCGTGTGATGGGTTTCTTCGACAAGGCCAAGAAGTTCCTCGGGGGTCACGGGGTCAAGGTGCAGCACGTGGAGATCGAGCGGCAGGAGCCCGGCTCGGTGAGCCTGCCCATCGGTGACACGGTGGTGAAGGGGAAGTTCCTGATCTCTGCCGACGACGACGCCGAGGTGCTCTCGATGCGCTCCGAGTTCGTCATGTCCTTCACCAACGACGACGGCATGGAGGTCGCCGAGATCCTCGGCGCCGACACCTTCCCCGACGAGTACACCTCCCGCTCGGACGACATGCTGCAGTACCCCTTCACCCTGAAGGGGGGCGAGACCGTCGAGGACTTCTTCATCATCAGCATGGACGAGGCCGACATCCCCACCGCCCTCGAGAACAGCGGCGTCGAGCTCTCGCAGGTGCGCTTCTTCGTGCGGACCGAGGTCGACGTGAAGGGCTCGCCCTTCGACCCCGAGTGCTCCGACGACATCACCATCGTCGAGTGAGCCCGTGCGCGCGCTCGCCGAGATCCAGGTGATCCCGCTGGGCGCGGGGCCCTCCGTCCGCGAGGAGGTCACCCGCGCCCACCGCCTCATCGAGGCGTCGGGGCTCACGGTGCAGCTCCACGCCTACGGCACCAACGTCGAGGGGGAGCTCTCCGAGATCCTGAAGGTGATCGAGACCATCCACGAGACCCTCCACGCCGAGGGCGTCGTGCGCCTCTCGACCGCCATCAAGCTCGGCACCCGCACCGACAAGGTCCCGACCCTGGCCG from Deltaproteobacteria bacterium includes these protein-coding regions:
- a CDS encoding MTH1187 family thiamine-binding protein, whose product is MRALAEIQVIPLGAGPSVREEVTRAHRLIEASGLTVQLHAYGTNVEGELSEILKVIETIHETLHAEGVVRLSTAIKLGTRTDKVPTLAAKKL